Part of the Prunus dulcis chromosome 8, ALMONDv2, whole genome shotgun sequence genome is shown below.
GGAAGATTAGGTGGGTGGGGAAATAGTGtcagaatgtgaaggtaaaaagcctcacattggaaagttagaAAACTTTGCAatggcttataaggagttagGTTACTCTCTCCATTTCCAATTAGTTTTGGGGTGgaatgtaataacccaaaacaaaatatctaaaaattagtattaatttattctaataaaaagacgattttgccctcgcattaattaataaaaaagttgactttttgaccgagaaggaatttgacaattcctcTTACGccgttgcatagagcacgacgaaaagagtccgtagacacggagtagactcgaatcggagttgtaaggaagaaaatacggtcaaaataccgcgaagggcgaAACGGTAATTTagaaaaagtcagatttttatcccttttctcctttctctctcctcagttctctctcctctctctctctatctctcctcCCGTCGCGCGCAGCCCGCGCCCCTCCTCCCTTCCGATCAAGCCCGCCGCCACCACAGGGCACGGCGACTCACGCCGCCGGTACCAACCTGACCGCCACGCCCCAGCCGTCACGTCCCAGCCTTTCCCCGCCGCTCCCCGTTCACCAGTCGCCGCAATTGAGTGAAAAACCGCCGGTTTTGGACAAAACTTCTCTCCTCtcattctccttcgtttctcacCCAAATagttcgagtaaggtatggattctcacctatttttcgtgctctaactgatggttggctgggttttgatcgattttagctgTAGAAtactcgattttcgaattgaaaatcggccgaacttcggccgccgtcatcggccattttcggccactttatggggtatgtccaagaacaaaagtgactccaaacgGGGTGTTTtccctaggataggagtttggagtctcggttttgagtttttccggcgagccgttattgctttggacacccaaactgccggcgcgtgtgggtGAGGATAGTGAAGtgactctgtgtagttttgcgatccttatgttgtcaagagcgcgtaggattttgcggatctcgatttggagtccgtttgagccccgaacggattttccatattgcgctATCCTTAGGTGTAGTATCgtcgagccgttggatcgtacccaaattcagatatgtcgttctacatgatttcaggatcgtgtaggattcgacggattgcgaatcagagtcccggatactccgaaatcgcgaaccctggaaCTAGggttggattttaagcgataacgcgattttggctaaacCGACcttccgtttcggaccaaactcgaaGAACATGGGTctttctctatgaggaacctttagagaatcccagattggccatcggagatcgtggaccccacggggttccggatcggtcggtctggcagtttatcgcttagtaaagcttCGGGTCTTTTAATGCTGTTCTAATTGTCTGAAaagctaaagtgggcatagaagtgactttaaaatgagtgcacgcatttctaggagctgggggcagggtgtttaatttaattcttttgttaagcagttttattaatttattattcatggttaatcaggcactaAAGGCCTGACcgacccacaggagggaccttcaaaaggtccagctagctcagaccatcagtgagtgaacttttcttttctaaacgatttttataatttaatttaatatttgatcttgaataagtattattGCATATTATTCCGAGCTTGAATTGTATCGTAAACTATCTTTATTTCTATACTGCTTAGTTGAACATGTTAAAGTTATATAAACAGCAgactttgagatttatatAACAGAAACAGCTGTATAATTGAGAttacagttatttatcagCCTTTCCTATAGTAAATTAGTTtaagaccaccatgtacccgattttggtgattaccctcagatggaccgatctctacggacatccagtctatttacagttctgtcagtgcacttgacatcgcctaacgagtttcggggacgctcggatcgtgagtgccaggatttgctgctcggcagacttggtgtcccgagacctgtcaggatttgcggctcagctgacttcgtgtccccgagacctgtcaggattgcggatcaggctgactgcggtcccctacatcctgccagagcggctcgagtcgactttgtgtcatcgagacctaccggcggatcaggctgaccatagttcCCTGAATcatgccagtttgcggctcggataaactgtgtgtcgccgagacctgccagagGAGTTGACGgattttacaggggtacacctaggtggtagttttaaaagaatttcagtatttttatATCATTATTGCTTTCggtcattttatatcagtttcttgatattcgtgcatgttttatatctccatatatttgttcagttatacgaatatatatatatatatatatttatatttatacatgtttatttgaataccttGTGTTAAATACAGTTGAACCATAGATTTACATATCTGTTTacaacgggggttattatgttatatcttgttttaagaacattatttttgtccactcacactttcaaactgtttttcgccctCAGACCATAGAAGTGCGAATGAATCCACCACGGGCCACTTCTAGTTCCCGCACCACTCGCCAAACGTAGGGTTTTGTTGTAAAGTACTTAAAGTTTTGTACATTTGtagtaattgctctgatatctagttggaATTGAGAACCAGAGTTGAGAAATGTTTATTTGctttattctggcagttggtgtgaagtttgttgcttgtttaacaggtgaaaatttttgggattggacaaattacaggggagactctgccgaattttcggaaGGAGTCTAAGGAAAGTTTTATTCGTAGTTgtaacaggaagggtaaaaaggtcatttgtgcccgacattcgccaggtgtcggacacgcacagggtccggcccgaattccaaagtggaattaggatcgggtcctgtcatggAACCTCAACTTTCTTCATGGAATCAGAGCAGGTTGACCATGTGCCAAAGTCCAATGGCCACATGTGCTCCATGTCACCCAAaatgtgttgtccacgtgttaggcttgaaaattcaCCACACAGTGGAGGAGTgcgagaatgtgaaggtaaaaagTCTCACATTTGAAAGTTAAAAAACCttgcaagggcttataaggattTGGGTTACTCTCCTCATTGCAAATTAGTTTTAGGGTGAaatctcaacttccttcaaatAGGACAGAgaggtggaaatagcagcactcaaaagaaaatatgtacGGTTATTTAGCCTTAAGTTTCTTAACAAAGTAATGGATAATTAGTcctttattaaaattttggatAAATCAATTAGATTTTTATctagttgtatttttctttccgAGGTAAGAAGCCTCAAATTCGAATCTTTCCTCACttaagatgaaaaataaacagaGATATAATTTGTGAATTATAATTACAACAATGAAaacattcaaattttcaaaatctatAATGACATAAGCAATCCAAGTTCCTACCTTTAATTACTGCAACCACAATCTTGACTATGGGTTTTGATCCAAAAATGAAAGGATGAGGTAATGAGATAATATttcagaaagagagagattgaccatcaaaaaaaaaaaacataacgAGAATGAGATAATATTTCGGTTAGattttacaaaaatgaaattatattattcttttccattttttttattattcattctCTTGTAACCTTTCACAATATCGTGTCAAGTGCTAGTCACGTACAGGAATGTTGTGGGTGTGGGAAAGTATTTGTATACACCcattacattttatttttctaatttcgcaaaagaaaaaaaacataggaCTTCTCAACAGGCACAGTGTAGGTGTGCTTGTGCGCAGGCAAGCATACATACATTGTCTAGTAGGGGCGCTCGTCCTCGGGCTGGTACATAGGATCGTAGCTGCAAACCACATAGTTCTGTCCATTGTTGCACTTTGAAATGCCACATCCGACCTCGGTGGTTTTGCCCCATACCACAGCAAGGTAGTGACCACATTCGTCTTTGACGCATTTGTTGGACTTTTCGTCATAGAACTCCTTCTCGGTGACCCAATACTTGGTGGCAGCTGCGCCGCTCATGCCGTCACCAGAGGCCAAGTTCTCACCCCAACGCCCCATCGAGTGCTCCATGGCGCAGTCGCCAACTCTTTTATCCGCATATTCTTGGGCATACTGGGCCAAGGTCGTGTTCCACTTGAGGGGTTTGTTGCCGACCTCTTTACGAGCCTTGTTGTGCTCCTCAACGAAGCCATCGATCTCTTCTTCGGAAATGTTTGCAGAGACAAAAGTGAAGACCAGTGCGACGCAGTAGATGGCCAAAAGAAGCTTCGTGTTGAACaccatttttgtttcttggtATGAGAAGTTTAAGGTCTTTTCTTTGTAGTAGAGAAGGTTGGATTGTTAGATGTTGATTGAAAGGGGGCATGGGATTGTGCATATTTATCGAGACACAGGCAAGTTTGTGTCCGCAAAGAGGGTCTTCGAAAATAGGCCCTTAAAAATGGAGGGctgaatattatttttttggattctATAGATTGCCGTAGAGGAGGGgccaaataaagaaaagaaagaagagatcCATAGAAATTTGTGGTGTCACATCTTTTGTGCTTGGAATGCGTCCACAGCAAGTTTTACTCACAATAAGGAGGGAAGACAATTTCTTTGGTgagtttccttttcttttgttcccCCTCAAAAAAGTAAGTTCTTCTTTtctattcttcttttcttttcttcttttcaggTTGTTGTAAAGTTtttgtgtggagcccactaacTATTCATTTAGAGACTTTTGGTAGAGTTTGTCGGCAACTTCTTCTTACTGCACACTCACGAGAGTTGCACCAAtctgcctataaataggcaacCTGCAAAgtgaaaaggaagagaagatagaagagaaagggagaaacagaaagaaagaaagagaaaggaggaaagagagaagaggaaagagaagaggaaaaagaaaagaggaaagagagtcaagcagagaagaggaagagaaggaagaaatagGGTGAGTGAGCAGAGAGAAACTTCAGTGAGCCTTACATATTGTAAActctaaagttgtagccctattattttatttagtgaaaaagttactgctgctgctctccgaggacgtaggtatagccgaacctcgttaaatgctgtgtctcatctactttacgtgcagctctgAATTATCGCACATATCccaggttattttataacacgttatcagcacgatagtctctccttttatttttgaaatttttcaactcaacactatgtggttatttctctgtctcctctctgtcatatgtctactctcactttactactacAACGACATgccaactttcttttttgtgttctcacaatttctatgttgtttaatccatgcttgtttaatttacttctttgtgacgtaatttgtaatttctatATTGTTTAATCTGtcctgttattttatggtggtgtaattttttATCCATCGCGTTATAACACAAATTATTGCaataaaatgatggtgtgatcttaaaacccatctattatatcttgaatagtGGCGTAGTTATATTGCCcacaatatatgatatattatgcacttcatatatattaggtggaggtttttatccccacatttattttatttatggtatggtgtaggtttattacccatacaacagtatctatttaaaagggtggtgcgggtttatcgtccacgcctttatttttatttaaatgtatggagcagaattagtgcccatacaagcacgtttactttatcgcacatttacttttacttaaagtatgaaattaaccctcatactttatgtttactttaccgcacatttaattttatttaaagtatgatgtggaattaaccctcatactttatgaatttactttaccgcacatttaattttatttaaggtatggtgcgggattaacgtccatacagcaagcaatttaatttatgaatttactttaccgcacatttaattttatttaaggtatggtgcgggattaacgtccatacagcaagcaatttaatttatgaatttattttatcgcacatttacatttatttaaagtatggtgcgggtttatcgtccataccagtaatttatttaccagtaatttattttatggattaattgtgctgtatgatgagtttttacagtatgcagatcaggaccagaagttccttgatcctcatcatacaattacatcaggacttgaagatccttgatgatgatattaatatgagagctggcagtctctccggtactatacttgtaaacaagagatcggacttgaagatccttgatccttgacatgtaaataaggacctagagttccttaatgatgtaacagtaccgtattggttaaaagtgccgtacacatgaataataactgtactggcaaatgtactgcacacatgaatagatatgtattcatgacttgatgaatagtactattcacatgaatagtgacgtatgcataaatattaaccattttgggtaaaccgtcactatatacaaaagggaacctgcagttccttaaactcatggatgagcaattaaatgagatgccagaagttcctcaaaatatggacaattatgtaagggcttgaagtcccgaaatatgtacagaaaattgtaaaaatgtccataccatgagaatatgtgattttggcctgaagttcaaaatctaacagtgttgagaacctaaagttccaacaattaaatggacaacccttgaggtattattgcaaattgtggtacaccacatatttctttggcataagagaatgatgaatttaataaagttcgattttgttataatcgacacctcaaggaagaaatatattttgtgaattccggttgttaagaatacaccgtgaaatggataatatcaatataaacctcaaataatgaattgaggctccccacatattttgttatatctgggccggaagcccatggatccaaatatatgagagatcctgaacttgaagttgtgggtatatagtagttaatgctcttcactactatattgcgatattatcatggcttttactcaatttatatttcatgtccatttgaaaagggcaaataaattctgagtttgtgtttagcccaGGCCAAAAGTTCCGGGCTACCATgcgttgaaatatgaaatttgggagagtcaatgtggttatttgaacctataaggcacaaggttccaaaccgtcattttgaaaagacgtaaaaaccacatgtgcaagtttaagaatgtgcgcaattattataacaggaaaggaacatataacagatagattttttccacctgcaatgaaggtgcaggccctgtaaaatctataaaattacattatgttctgaaagcctctgaaggaagaggacggcgcctcttaagcttagccatgagcctctcatggtctcccaaaattctttcatttgagacctgcagcatgtctagctttctcagtgtatcaacagagtacgaactcaccagtttcaacaaggaattattctctcctttaagtttctcaacctc
Proteins encoded:
- the LOC117637388 gene encoding basic form of pathogenesis-related protein 1-like, which gives rise to MVFNTKLLLAIYCVALVFTFVSANISEEEIDGFVEEHNKARKEVGNKPLKWNTTLAQYAQEYADKRVGDCAMEHSMGRWGENLASGDGMSGAAATKYWVTEKEFYDEKSNKCVKDECGHYLAVVWGKTTEVGCGISKCNNGQNYVVCSYDPMYQPEDERPY